A stretch of the Tannerella serpentiformis genome encodes the following:
- a CDS encoding prolyl-tRNA synthetase associated domain-containing protein, which produces MIGPAPLYALLRRLDIPFDYIEHPPLPTLDVAREVLRDRDVHLCKNLFFRNHKGNRHYLVILSGDSSMDIHAIEHRLHEGKLTFASEHRLLRYLGVTPGSVTPFALIHDTDHHVRVFLDKNLLQSSHLSFHPCLNTASLTLPLEGFIRFMDHTGNAYEWIDLYPDEPQQTDSE; this is translated from the coding sequence ATGATCGGCCCCGCCCCACTCTACGCCCTCCTGCGACGTCTCGACATCCCCTTCGACTACATCGAGCATCCCCCACTCCCCACCCTCGACGTAGCCCGCGAAGTCCTCCGTGACCGCGACGTCCACCTCTGCAAGAACCTCTTCTTCCGCAATCACAAGGGCAACCGTCACTACCTCGTCATCCTCTCCGGCGACAGCTCGATGGACATCCATGCCATCGAGCATCGCCTTCACGAGGGCAAGCTCACCTTCGCCTCCGAGCACCGCTTGCTACGTTACCTCGGTGTCACGCCCGGCTCCGTCACCCCCTTCGCCCTCATCCACGACACCGACCACCATGTACGCGTCTTCCTCGACAAGAACCTCCTCCAATCCTCTCACCTCAGCTTCCATCCCTGCCTCAACACAGCCTCCCTAACTCTACCACTTGAGGGCTTCATTCGCTTCATGGATCACACCGGAAACGCTTACGAATGGATCGATCTTTATCCCGACGAGCCACAGCAGACAGACTCAGAATAA
- the gloA2 gene encoding SMU1112c/YaeR family gloxylase I-like metalloprotein yields MPLPLRRLHHVAVIASDYRRSLQFYTDVLGLTLRAEHYRADRQSYKADLALGDTYVVELFSFPSPPPRPSHPEAAGLRHLAFEVDNIDDAVRHLDRLGVPHEPVRTDPYTGRRFLFFTDPDRLPLELYEKD; encoded by the coding sequence ATGCCCCTCCCCCTCCGCCGCCTGCACCACGTAGCCGTCATCGCGAGCGACTATCGCCGATCGCTACAGTTCTATACCGACGTCCTCGGGCTCACCCTCCGCGCCGAACATTATCGCGCCGATCGGCAGTCGTACAAAGCCGACCTTGCACTGGGTGACACCTACGTCGTCGAGCTTTTCTCCTTCCCCTCCCCGCCCCCGCGGCCGTCGCATCCCGAAGCCGCAGGATTGCGTCACCTGGCCTTTGAGGTCGACAACATCGACGACGCCGTCCGTCACCTCGACCGCCTCGGCGTCCCCCACGAGCCCGTCCGCACCGACCCTTACACCGGCCGACGGTTCCTCTTCTTCACCGACCCCGACCGCCTCCCCCTCGAACTCTACGAAAAAGACTAA
- a CDS encoding DUF4295 domain-containing protein produces MAKKTVATFKSGEGGRTYSKVIKMVKSPKTGAYVFQEEMIPNDDVKEYFKK; encoded by the coding sequence ATGGCAAAAAAGACCGTCGCAACGTTTAAGTCTGGAGAAGGCGGACGTACTTACTCGAAAGTGATCAAAATGGTTAAGTCACCAAAAACTGGAGCCTACGTTTTTCAGGAAGAGATGATCCCGAATGACGACGTAAAAGAATATTTCAAGAAATAG
- a CDS encoding redox-sensing transcriptional repressor Rex has product MTASDERPRHERLPEPTLRRLPWYLAYLKLIRGRGETVVSSTRIGAETGVTPVQVAKDLSYINISGKTRVGYEVDALIGILDDFLGFSHAHRALLFGVGQLGAALMRDAGLGQYGLDIVAGFDVRPELVGTEIEGIPVYHIDDLPDRCPTLDATIAVITVPVEEAQRVTDQVLACGIRALWNFTPFRIRVPHNVVVQNTSIYANLAVMFNRLNSLTTR; this is encoded by the coding sequence ATGACCGCCTCCGACGAACGTCCCCGCCACGAACGCCTGCCCGAACCCACACTCCGCCGCCTGCCCTGGTATCTGGCTTACCTCAAGCTGATCCGCGGGCGTGGCGAAACGGTCGTCTCCTCCACCCGCATCGGAGCGGAGACGGGCGTAACCCCCGTGCAGGTGGCCAAGGACCTCTCCTACATCAACATCTCGGGTAAAACCCGCGTCGGTTACGAGGTGGACGCCCTGATAGGCATCCTCGACGACTTCCTCGGCTTCTCGCACGCCCACCGAGCCCTACTCTTCGGCGTCGGTCAGCTGGGGGCCGCCCTCATGCGTGACGCCGGTCTGGGGCAATACGGACTCGACATCGTTGCCGGCTTCGATGTCCGCCCCGAGCTGGTGGGCACCGAGATCGAAGGCATCCCCGTCTACCACATCGACGACCTCCCGGACCGCTGCCCCACGCTCGACGCCACCATTGCCGTCATTACCGTGCCGGTAGAGGAAGCCCAGCGCGTCACCGACCAAGTCCTGGCCTGCGGAATCCGCGCCCTCTGGAACTTTACCCCCTTCCGCATCCGGGTACCCCACAACGTCGTGGTGCAGAATACCTCCATCTATGCCAATCTCGCCGTCATGTTCAATCGCCTAAACAGCCTCACCACCCGATGA
- the porU gene encoding type IX secretion system sortase PorU: MTRILTTICCALALWALTATAARADAKLYARSSALAEGRWVKVRVADDGIYKLTYDQLRAMGFADPTKVSVHGYGGYILDEDFSHGGYVDDLPATPVYRGADYILFYGRGPIKWTYDRKAGTFTHEVNPYATHGYYFVTDATPTADAGTTSADVTAARDVTVFDDHLLHEVDREFLQKLGQTGSGRDLFGESFSSTLSQTFPFSVPGITAEEGKVTLRFVAYTGVTGAGTVTLAIDGTQLLRGTIPFDNETYTKAHEYVGTSSWRGEKSEAPKVTVAYDKAAAANSFLDYIRLQVRRTLRAYDAPFTFFRDLTSMRSASRFVISGATEAMIVLDVTHPQRVSRMATRRDGSALTFSIPASGDTLREFVLIDPTKTFPTPETVGAVTAQNLHALPQTDMVILSPPAFLSEAERLAAKHRTKRDSISVTIVTPEQVYNEFSSGTPDATAIRRFMKMFYDRRSSESDAPKYLLLFGDGSHDNRQLSSAWKGIDMTNFLLTYQSHFSLGGNWTGGGEEHETFVTDDYFGFLDDGEGSRIGTCNLRLGIGRFPVRTVTQARAAVNKVVGYIDNPSFGAWKNNLCFIGDDGNSTDGYKTRHMSDANRLSQFVEQNYPEYINHRLLFDAYKKSSSGGGGSGAYPDVVTALRNLQREGTMLINYNGHGNAQALSDEHVITQSMIQQYTYSHLPLWITASCDFTPFDHTVTSAGEDVFLNEKSGGIALITTSRVAYDEPNFNMNGILLEQLFKRRADGRRATLGEALMGMKNGYLSYLNRCFVLIGDPALTLSFPTYGIRVTEINGKSATEGTVNLRALDRVTIKGEVIGLDSARLTDFNGALTAVVLDSEKEITTLNNNRTGHTYTYTDYPNTIHRGNTVVTNGQFTLSFTVPADISYSNRNGKMSLYAYDAAQQREANGAYRRYTVGGTATQIERDTVGPDIRLLYLNDSTWSEGDKTNETPFFVAHLRDASGINITGSSVGHDITLTIDNNPALSYNLNSYYADRTDVAGEGVVRFSIPRLAEGTHTAEFKVWDIFNNSTTRTFTFQVEKGLRPSITELRAGPVPARDQVTFYLDHNRPESRMEVTIGVYDLAGRLQWQHTEQGSSELFHAYTVTWDLTNGRGARLRPGVYIYRAAIRTAGSSEATRAQKMVILGAKN, encoded by the coding sequence ATGACACGTATACTGACCACGATATGCTGCGCCCTCGCCCTCTGGGCCCTTACCGCCACGGCCGCGCGCGCAGACGCCAAGCTCTATGCCCGCAGCTCTGCGCTGGCTGAGGGACGGTGGGTGAAGGTCCGCGTTGCCGACGACGGCATCTACAAACTCACCTACGACCAGCTCCGCGCCATGGGCTTCGCGGACCCGACCAAGGTCTCTGTCCACGGCTACGGCGGCTACATCCTCGACGAGGACTTCTCGCACGGCGGCTATGTCGACGACCTGCCCGCCACACCCGTCTACCGAGGCGCGGACTACATCCTCTTTTACGGGCGCGGCCCCATCAAGTGGACCTACGACCGCAAGGCCGGCACCTTCACCCACGAGGTGAACCCCTACGCCACGCACGGTTACTACTTCGTGACCGACGCCACGCCCACCGCCGACGCGGGCACGACCTCCGCCGACGTCACGGCCGCACGCGACGTGACCGTCTTCGACGACCACCTGCTGCACGAGGTGGATCGCGAGTTCCTTCAGAAATTGGGGCAGACCGGATCCGGCCGTGACCTCTTCGGCGAGAGTTTTTCCAGCACCCTATCGCAGACTTTTCCCTTCTCCGTGCCGGGCATCACGGCCGAAGAGGGCAAAGTCACGCTCCGTTTCGTGGCCTACACCGGGGTGACGGGCGCCGGCACAGTCACGCTCGCGATCGACGGCACGCAGCTGCTCCGCGGCACGATCCCGTTCGACAACGAGACCTACACCAAAGCCCACGAATACGTCGGCACCAGCTCCTGGCGCGGCGAAAAGAGCGAGGCGCCGAAGGTGACCGTGGCCTACGACAAGGCAGCGGCCGCCAACAGCTTCCTCGACTACATCCGCCTCCAGGTCCGCCGCACGCTCCGCGCCTACGACGCGCCCTTCACCTTCTTCCGCGACTTGACCTCGATGCGTTCCGCCTCCCGCTTCGTCATCTCCGGCGCCACGGAGGCGATGATCGTCCTCGACGTCACCCACCCTCAACGCGTCAGCCGCATGGCGACACGCCGCGACGGCTCCGCGCTCACGTTCTCCATCCCCGCCAGTGGCGACACCCTCCGGGAGTTCGTGCTGATCGACCCCACGAAGACCTTCCCCACCCCCGAGACCGTCGGGGCCGTGACGGCGCAAAACCTGCACGCCCTTCCGCAAACCGACATGGTGATCCTCTCTCCCCCGGCCTTCCTCAGCGAAGCCGAGCGGCTGGCCGCCAAGCACCGCACGAAGCGCGACTCGATCAGCGTCACCATCGTTACTCCCGAGCAGGTCTACAACGAATTCTCGAGCGGCACGCCAGATGCGACCGCCATCCGTCGCTTCATGAAGATGTTTTACGACCGTCGCTCCTCGGAGTCCGACGCCCCGAAATATCTGTTGCTCTTCGGCGATGGGTCGCACGACAACCGTCAGCTTTCTTCGGCCTGGAAGGGCATCGACATGACGAATTTCCTCCTCACTTACCAGTCCCACTTCTCCTTAGGTGGCAATTGGACGGGCGGCGGCGAGGAGCACGAGACCTTTGTGACGGATGATTACTTCGGTTTCCTGGACGACGGCGAGGGATCTCGCATCGGCACCTGCAACCTGCGACTCGGCATCGGCCGATTCCCCGTCCGCACAGTCACCCAGGCACGCGCGGCCGTCAACAAGGTCGTCGGCTACATCGATAACCCCTCCTTCGGCGCCTGGAAAAACAATCTCTGCTTCATCGGCGACGACGGCAACTCCACCGACGGCTACAAGACGCGCCACATGAGCGACGCCAACCGCCTCTCGCAATTCGTGGAGCAGAATTACCCGGAGTACATCAACCACCGCCTCCTTTTCGACGCTTATAAGAAGAGCAGCTCGGGCGGAGGCGGCAGCGGCGCCTACCCCGACGTGGTCACCGCCCTCCGAAACCTGCAGCGCGAAGGCACCATGCTGATCAACTACAATGGCCACGGTAACGCCCAGGCCCTGAGCGATGAGCACGTCATCACCCAGAGCATGATCCAGCAATATACCTACTCCCACCTGCCGCTCTGGATCACGGCTTCGTGCGATTTCACGCCCTTCGATCATACGGTCACCTCTGCCGGAGAGGATGTCTTCCTCAACGAGAAGAGTGGCGGCATTGCGCTGATCACCACCTCGCGCGTGGCCTACGATGAGCCTAATTTCAATATGAATGGCATCCTCCTCGAGCAACTTTTCAAACGCCGCGCGGACGGTCGTCGGGCCACCCTTGGGGAGGCACTGATGGGGATGAAAAACGGCTACTTGTCGTACCTCAACCGCTGCTTCGTCCTCATCGGCGACCCGGCCCTGACGCTCTCCTTCCCCACCTACGGGATCCGTGTGACAGAGATCAACGGCAAGTCCGCCACCGAGGGGACGGTGAACCTCCGGGCCCTCGACCGAGTGACGATCAAGGGCGAGGTGATCGGATTGGACAGCGCGCGGCTCACGGATTTCAACGGCGCCCTGACGGCCGTCGTCCTCGACAGCGAGAAAGAGATCACCACGCTCAACAACAACCGCACGGGCCACACCTACACCTACACCGATTACCCGAACACCATCCACCGGGGTAACACCGTCGTCACCAATGGCCAGTTCACGCTCAGCTTCACCGTCCCTGCCGACATCTCTTACTCCAATCGCAACGGGAAAATGAGCCTCTACGCCTACGACGCCGCGCAGCAGCGCGAGGCAAACGGCGCCTACCGTCGCTATACCGTGGGCGGCACCGCCACCCAGATCGAACGCGACACCGTCGGCCCGGACATCCGCCTGCTCTACCTCAACGACAGCACCTGGAGCGAGGGCGACAAGACGAACGAGACGCCCTTCTTCGTCGCCCACCTGCGCGACGCCTCGGGAATCAACATCACCGGCAGCAGCGTCGGGCACGACATCACGCTGACCATCGACAACAATCCCGCCCTCAGCTACAACCTGAACAGCTACTACGCCGACCGCACCGACGTCGCTGGTGAGGGCGTGGTGCGCTTCTCCATCCCGCGCCTTGCCGAGGGGACGCACACGGCGGAGTTCAAGGTGTGGGACATCTTCAACAACTCCACCACGCGCACCTTCACCTTCCAAGTCGAGAAGGGACTCCGACCGTCCATCACCGAGCTACGCGCCGGCCCCGTGCCAGCCCGCGACCAGGTGACCTTCTACCTCGACCACAATCGCCCGGAGTCACGCATGGAAGTCACGATCGGCGTCTACGATCTGGCGGGTCGCCTGCAATGGCAGCACACCGAGCAGGGATCGTCGGAGCTCTTCCACGCCTACACCGTCACGTGGGACTTGACCAACGGACGCGGCGCCCGTCTGCGCCCCGGCGTGTACATCTACCGCGCGGCCATCCGTACGGCGGGCTCGTCAGAGGCCACCCGCGCCCAGAAGATGGTGATCCTCGGAGCGAAAAACTAA
- a CDS encoding fumarylacetoacetate hydrolase family protein, translating into MKIFAVGMNYADHNKELQHTFFSPEPTIFMKSDPVLKDGKPFFLPDFTDEVHYETELVIKINRLGKNIDERFAARYYDEVTVGIDFTARDRQRDLRSKGLPWELCKAFDNAAAVGRFVPLQEVGGEIGQITFRLDLNGQTVQLGRTADMLFPVDRIVAFVSRFFTLRMGDLIYTGTPSGVGPVAIGDHLEGFIGDKRLLDFYIK; encoded by the coding sequence ATGAAGATTTTCGCCGTCGGCATGAACTACGCCGATCACAATAAAGAACTACAGCACACGTTTTTCTCCCCGGAGCCTACGATCTTCATGAAATCCGATCCCGTGCTGAAAGATGGCAAGCCCTTCTTCCTCCCCGACTTTACGGACGAGGTGCACTACGAGACGGAGCTCGTCATCAAGATCAACAGGCTGGGTAAAAACATCGACGAACGGTTCGCTGCTCGATACTATGACGAGGTGACCGTCGGCATAGACTTCACCGCTCGCGATCGGCAGCGAGACCTGCGCTCCAAAGGTCTTCCCTGGGAGCTCTGTAAGGCCTTTGACAACGCCGCAGCCGTCGGCCGCTTCGTCCCCTTGCAAGAGGTGGGCGGCGAAATCGGCCAAATCACCTTCCGTCTCGACCTCAACGGTCAGACAGTGCAACTGGGCCGAACGGCCGACATGCTCTTCCCCGTCGACCGCATCGTTGCCTTCGTCAGTCGATTCTTTACCCTGCGCATGGGCGACTTGATCTACACCGGCACCCCCTCGGGCGTCGGCCCCGTAGCCATCGGCGACCATTTAGAGGGCTTCATCGGCGACAAGCGGTTGCTCGATTTCTACATTAAGTAA
- a CDS encoding UDP-glucose dehydrogenase family protein, protein MKIAIVGTGYVGLVTGTCFAEMGVEVFCVDIDRQKIENLRNGVVPIYEPGLEEMVIRNYEVGRLHFTTDLTEVLDQVEIVFSAVGTPPDEDGSADLKYVLDVARTIGRAMNKYLLVVTKSTVPVGTARRIRQTIADELDRRGVTIDFDIASNPEFLKEGAAVKDFMHPDRIVVGVESDRARRLMEKLYHPFMLNNFRIIYMDIPSAEMTKYAANAMLATRISFMNDMANLCEIIGADVNMVRKGIGADTRIGSSFLYAGCGYGGSCFPKDVKALISTASDHGYPMRILQAVEDVNEEQKTLLFRKLSAHFGGDLQGRKVAMWGLAFKPETDDMREAPSLVLIDRLLEAGCQITAYDPVAIPEARRRIGDRIAYAKNIYETVEGADVLMVVTEWKEFRLPAWARIRSLMKTPLILDGRNIYNIAEIEEAGFTYHCIGR, encoded by the coding sequence ATGAAGATTGCAATCGTTGGAACAGGCTACGTCGGTCTCGTCACCGGCACCTGCTTTGCTGAGATGGGCGTCGAGGTGTTCTGTGTGGACATCGATCGCCAAAAGATTGAGAACCTCCGGAACGGCGTCGTGCCGATCTATGAACCCGGCCTCGAGGAGATGGTGATCCGCAACTACGAAGTGGGCCGGCTCCATTTCACCACCGACCTGACCGAGGTGCTCGACCAGGTCGAGATCGTCTTTAGCGCCGTCGGTACGCCGCCGGACGAGGACGGCAGCGCCGACCTCAAGTACGTCCTCGACGTGGCCCGCACCATCGGCCGGGCGATGAACAAATACCTCCTGGTGGTGACCAAGAGCACCGTCCCTGTGGGCACCGCTCGCCGCATCCGCCAGACCATCGCCGACGAGCTCGACCGCCGCGGCGTCACGATCGACTTCGACATCGCCTCCAACCCCGAGTTCCTCAAGGAGGGCGCCGCCGTGAAGGACTTCATGCACCCCGACCGCATCGTCGTCGGCGTCGAGTCCGACCGCGCCAGACGGCTCATGGAGAAGCTCTATCACCCCTTTATGCTCAACAATTTCCGCATCATTTATATGGACATCCCCTCGGCCGAGATGACCAAATATGCTGCCAACGCCATGCTCGCCACCCGCATCAGCTTCATGAACGACATGGCCAACCTCTGCGAGATCATCGGCGCCGACGTCAACATGGTGCGCAAGGGCATCGGCGCCGACACCCGTATCGGCAGCAGCTTCCTCTACGCCGGCTGCGGCTACGGCGGCTCGTGCTTCCCCAAGGACGTCAAGGCGCTCATCAGCACCGCCTCCGATCACGGCTACCCGATGCGCATCCTTCAGGCCGTGGAGGACGTGAACGAGGAGCAGAAGACCCTCCTCTTCCGCAAACTCTCGGCCCACTTCGGCGGCGATCTCCAAGGCCGCAAAGTGGCCATGTGGGGCCTGGCCTTCAAGCCCGAGACGGACGACATGCGCGAGGCCCCCTCGCTCGTACTCATCGACCGTCTGCTCGAGGCCGGTTGCCAGATTACGGCCTACGACCCCGTGGCCATCCCCGAGGCGCGCCGCCGCATCGGCGATCGCATCGCCTACGCCAAGAACATCTACGAGACCGTCGAAGGCGCCGACGTGCTCATGGTGGTCACCGAGTGGAAGGAGTTCCGCCTGCCCGCCTGGGCCCGCATCCGCAGCCTCATGAAGACGCCCCTCATCCTCGACGGCCGCAACATCTACAACATCGCCGAGATCGAAGAAGCCGGCTTCACCTATCACTGCATCGGCCGGTAA
- the rpmG gene encoding 50S ribosomal protein L33, producing the protein MAKKVKGNRIQVILECTEHKESGMPGMSRYITTKNRKNTTQRLELKKYNPILKRMTVHKEIK; encoded by the coding sequence ATGGCAAAGAAGGTAAAAGGCAATAGAATACAAGTGATTCTCGAATGCACAGAGCATAAAGAGAGCGGTATGCCCGGAATGTCGCGTTACATCACAACGAAAAATCGCAAAAACACTACACAGCGACTTGAGTTGAAGAAATACAATCCGATTCTGAAAAGAATGACAGTACACAAAGAGATAAAGTAA
- the rpmB gene encoding 50S ribosomal protein L28 has translation MSKSCQITGKKAMSGNNVAHSNVRTRRKFNVNLFAKKFYWVEQDCWVTLNVSAAGLRLINKIGLDAAIKNAAAQGFLS, from the coding sequence ATGTCTAAGAGTTGTCAGATTACGGGAAAGAAAGCGATGTCGGGAAACAACGTCGCTCATTCTAATGTGCGAACAAGGCGCAAGTTCAACGTGAACCTCTTCGCAAAGAAGTTCTATTGGGTAGAGCAGGATTGCTGGGTTACATTGAATGTCTCAGCCGCAGGATTACGGCTCATCAACAAAATAGGACTCGATGCAGCAATCAAAAACGCAGCCGCTCAAGGTTTCTTGAGCTGA
- a CDS encoding copper resistance protein NlpE, whose protein sequence is MKKNLLLCGTVAALTLSLASCNSAGKVNDNAEAPTDSTVAVAEAQPESTAFDKAGVYTGVIPCADCGGIETTLELRADGTYSLTEIYKDKKDGRFESSGKFQWDAANACITVGEGDDMISYIVEGDHLIMLDQDGHRVTGELADHYVLTKQAV, encoded by the coding sequence ATGAAGAAGAACCTCTTACTCTGCGGTACGGTCGCCGCGCTGACGCTGAGCTTGGCGTCATGCAATTCGGCCGGAAAAGTGAACGACAACGCCGAGGCGCCGACCGATAGCACGGTCGCCGTGGCCGAGGCCCAACCGGAATCCACCGCCTTCGACAAGGCGGGCGTCTACACTGGCGTCATCCCCTGCGCCGACTGTGGCGGCATCGAGACGACCCTCGAGCTGCGTGCCGATGGCACCTACAGCCTGACCGAGATCTACAAGGACAAGAAGGACGGCCGATTCGAGTCCAGCGGGAAGTTCCAGTGGGACGCCGCTAACGCCTGCATCACCGTGGGCGAAGGCGACGATATGATCTCTTACATCGTCGAGGGCGACCACCTCATCATGCTCGATCAGGACGGCCACCGCGTCACCGGTGAGTTGGCCGACCACTACGTGTTGACTAAGCAGGCCGTGTAA
- a CDS encoding DUF6261 family protein: MKILEVTLPRVMKFEGGNRQMLNISLHTQFHYLQYGLVKAVDQTKLKIPVTVMNAWDTTIGAQTKLVEQSAVSERTAKMLALDNERDNLLDGIFHVVSGLKYSPTEDTREAALRLEAKLKPYSNLRSRPFEMESVGIRGLEDDMKTKTADIAAVGLTDVLTRLHTVNEEYEKLRTDRRIQTSDEKLPTAQQVRPLTDAAYDVVCQYIQSAYLTATAEEDKAMIEQLVDRMNKVVIDIKGNQRQILASRKPKNPNAPKQPKEPKAPKDPKTPEQPKEPKQPETPQPPKPGGEKPKDPKKPGGDDGNPDIHLPEE; this comes from the coding sequence ATGAAAATACTCGAAGTGACCTTGCCCCGGGTCATGAAATTTGAAGGGGGCAACAGACAGATGTTGAACATCTCGCTCCACACCCAGTTTCACTACCTGCAATACGGACTGGTGAAGGCGGTGGATCAGACAAAGCTCAAAATCCCTGTCACAGTGATGAACGCTTGGGACACGACGATCGGCGCGCAGACGAAGCTCGTCGAACAATCGGCCGTTTCCGAGCGTACCGCCAAAATGCTGGCTCTGGACAACGAACGCGACAACCTGCTGGACGGCATCTTTCATGTCGTTAGCGGTTTGAAGTACTCGCCCACGGAAGATACCCGCGAAGCCGCGCTACGCCTCGAGGCCAAACTGAAACCGTACAGCAACCTCCGCAGTCGCCCGTTCGAAATGGAAAGTGTGGGTATACGCGGCTTGGAAGACGACATGAAGACAAAGACGGCGGACATTGCAGCCGTTGGCCTCACCGACGTTCTGACGCGACTGCATACCGTCAATGAGGAGTACGAAAAGCTCCGCACCGATCGCCGTATCCAAACCTCCGACGAGAAACTCCCGACAGCTCAGCAGGTGCGTCCGCTGACTGACGCCGCCTACGATGTAGTCTGCCAGTACATTCAGTCAGCCTACCTCACCGCTACGGCCGAGGAGGACAAGGCGATGATCGAGCAGCTCGTCGATCGTATGAATAAGGTTGTGATCGACATTAAGGGCAACCAGCGTCAGATCTTGGCCAGTCGCAAGCCTAAGAATCCGAACGCTCCCAAGCAACCCAAGGAACCGAAGGCCCCCAAGGATCCGAAAACTCCGGAGCAGCCGAAGGAACCGAAGCAGCCGGAGACGCCTCAGCCGCCGAAACCGGGTGGCGAGAAACCGAAGGATCCGAAGAAACCGGGTGGCGACGATGGCAATCCGGACATCCATCTGCCGGAAGAATAA
- a CDS encoding purine nucleoside phosphorylase I, inosine and guanosine-specific: protein MKTSLSTYQESADFLAGLIPDIPQTAIILGSGLGALADRLTDATAIPYAAIPHFARSTATGHKGNLLFGRLGSQSVMAMQGRFHYYEGYTMEQVTFPIRVMALLGVRRLLVSNAAGGINNTFHVGDLMIIRDHINMMPNPLIGPNDERFGPRFPDMTRAYDRDLIRAAEEIALEQGITLRKGVYVGLTGPSYETPAEYAAYGRLGGDAIGMSTVPEVIVARHAGLRVFGMSVITNEGYHFADDFVNDADEVVRAANRATDVMTRLFTALIERTE from the coding sequence ATGAAAACCTCACTCTCCACCTATCAAGAATCCGCCGACTTCCTCGCCGGCCTCATCCCCGACATACCCCAGACGGCCATCATCCTCGGCAGCGGCCTCGGCGCCCTAGCCGACCGCCTCACCGACGCCACCGCCATCCCCTACGCCGCCATCCCCCACTTCGCGCGCTCCACGGCTACGGGCCACAAAGGCAACCTCCTCTTCGGCCGCCTCGGCAGTCAGTCGGTCATGGCCATGCAGGGCCGCTTCCATTATTATGAAGGATACACCATGGAGCAGGTCACCTTCCCGATCCGTGTCATGGCCCTCCTCGGTGTCCGCCGCCTGCTCGTCTCCAACGCCGCCGGTGGCATTAACAACACCTTCCACGTCGGCGACCTCATGATCATCCGCGATCATATCAACATGATGCCCAACCCGCTCATCGGCCCCAACGACGAACGCTTCGGCCCACGCTTCCCCGACATGACCCGCGCCTACGATCGCGACCTCATCCGCGCCGCCGAAGAGATCGCCCTCGAGCAAGGCATCACCCTCCGGAAAGGTGTCTACGTCGGCCTCACCGGCCCCTCCTACGAGACTCCCGCCGAATACGCCGCCTACGGTCGCCTCGGTGGCGATGCCATCGGTATGAGCACCGTCCCCGAAGTCATCGTCGCCCGTCACGCCGGCCTACGGGTCTTCGGCATGTCCGTCATCACGAACGAAGGCTACCACTTCGCCGACGATTTCGTCAACGACGCCGATGAAGTCGTCCGTGCCGCCAATCGAGCCACCGACGTCATGACACGCCTCTTCACCGCCCTCATCGAACGCACCGAGTAA